In Bradyrhizobium guangxiense, the genomic window GTAGAGGGCGTTTGTCTTGGGGGCGGTCACGAACTTGCAATGCTGGCCGATATCATTATCGCAGGCGAAGGCGCGCTCTTCGGTCAACCTGAAATCAACATCGGCGTTTTGCCGGGTGACGGCGGAACCCAGCGGTTGACACGCGTGGCGGGCAAATCGCTTGCCATGCTGATGATCCTCACTGGCCAATCAATTTCGGCCCGTGCCGCAATGCAGGCAGGAATGGTCTCCGAGGTTACAGAAACGGGCCAGGCGCGGGCACGCGCGCTCGAGATTGCGGAAATAATCGCACAGAAGCCGCCTCGATCGACGGAGCTTGCGAAGGCTGCCGTTCTGGCCGCCTATCAAACGAACCTCGATGCCGGTGTGGAATTTGAACGGCAAGCGATCCGGGTTGCTTTC contains:
- a CDS encoding enoyl-CoA hydratase-related protein, which encodes MIQKSELVLSTSPLPHVRLLSMNRPAKRNALSNELIAALASACRDAILDEDVRCIVLCGTDTFFCAGADIKEMQQRGFEAINNLARRNDWRDLTNCLKPIIAAVEGVCLGGGHELAMLADIIIAGEGALFGQPEINIGVLPGDGGTQRLTRVAGKSLAMLMILTGQSISARAAMQAGMVSEVTETGQARARALEIAEIIAQKPPRSTELAKAAVLAAYQTNLDAGVEFERQAIRVAFTTSDQQEGMDAFFEKRPPNYQGK